The genomic interval CAATGCAAGATCCTCCGCTGCAATGCTGAGTATGTATCCTCCACCTTGAGCCTTAGAGGTGGGGGTTCACCAGGAGCGCTCCGAGGAGGAGGccggggtggaggggtgggctCCAGCGGCTTCTGTCGAGCCCTCCGCTCCTATGCGATATGTACTCGGCGGACGGCCCGCACCTGCCGGGGGGACCTCGCCTTCCATTCCGCAGTGCATGGCATCGAGGACTTGATGATCCAGCACAACTGTTCCCGCCAGGgccccacagcccctcccccgccccgggGCCCAGCCCTTCCAGGCACAGGCCCGGTCAGCTCCTCCGGCCCGGTAGCCCCGGACCCCTGTGACTATGAAGGTCGGTTTTCCCGGCTGCACGGTCGTCCCTCAGGCTTCTTACATTGCGCTTCCTTCGGGGACCCACACGTGCGCAGCTTCCACCACCACTTTCACACGTGCCGTGTCCAAGGAGCTTGGCCCCTGCTGGATAATGACTTCCTTTTTGTCCAGGCCACCAGCTCCCCCGTGGCTTCCGGGGCCAACGCCACCACCACCCAGAAGGTCAGGACTCAAGTGCTCCTCCAGACCCTCTCATGGTCACCTCACGGTACCACTCCCATCTCATTCTCACTATCTCTCAGCAATGCTCCTTATTCCCTTTTTTCCTCAACCACTTTCTCATCTGGAATCATTCCCCCCTACCAAACAGTTGCTCACTTTCCCTTGGAGAGAatttaaccagtggtgggattcaaataatttaacaaccggttctctgccctaattatcattttaagtataaaaaaagatatactgaaaggtagcttattatttcatgaattcaatacttaaataagaacaataaaagaggtacacaaaactagattatgttgtaagagtttttaaatattaatgaaaagtattcaataatacctgacaaaaaataataaaactgttatttaagatatttccaatggcAGCTTGTTACCCCTGgttgtttgacactttttctttttatattatatgtttatttaatgaAGTAAcgaatgtgagggaattaaaatgtagtatttcatcaatggtataataagttttatgaaatgaataaataaatattacaagcatcgttccgtcaaatttttttcaccaatAGACGGAATGAAtgttactatgggcgcttagaatatgctgctgTGTTGCACAGCTGAACatgaaaaaagagtaaggaatataaatttgtgattttcacatcgGGCGGTTGCCCAGGCGTCTACCTTAAAGAGAACCCTTgattacaagtgacattttaacaaccagttcgccaaactcagcaaaaatttaggtattggttctgctgaactggtggtgtaaaccggctgaatcccaccactgaatttAACTCAAATTCAGAAAACACTGAAGAGAGAGTTGGGGAAAGAAGAGCTGACGAGCCCTGGGATGAGGAGTAACAAAAGGGAAAtttttccttctcctgtgtgtgttgCTGAGATTGAGgccaaaaaggagagagaggggttgaGCAGGGATGAGGCAATACTGGAACATAATGAGAAGGGATGAAGGAGTGAGGGCCATGCTAAACCTTGCACCTCTCTTGGGATTAGATCCCTAATTATGTTAAGAAGCCAGattgggagaagggggaaggatgcCCTGAACCCAAAATGAACTGTTTTCCCTCTTGCCCTCACAGCTCACCATTATATTTAAGAATATGCAGGAATGCATTGATCAGAAGGTCTACCAGGCTGAGGTGGAAAATCTTCCTGCAGCCTTTGAAGATGGCTCTATCAATGGAGGTGACCGACCTGGGGGCTCAAGTTTGTCCATTGGAACTGCTAACCCTGGGAACCATGTGGAGATCCGAGCTGCCTATATTGGTACAACCATAATTATTCGGCAGACAGCTGGGCAGCTCTCCTTCTCCATCAAAGTAGCAGAGGATGTGGCAAGGGCCTTCTCAGCTGAGCAGGACCTACAGCTCTGTGTTGGAGGGTGCCCCCCAAGTCAGCGACTCTCTTACTCAGAGCCCAGTCAGGGAGCTATAACCACTGATACTGCCAGACAGCTGTGCAAGGAAGGGCTGCCGGTTGAAGATGCTTACTTTCATTCCTGTGTCTTTGATGTTCTAATCTCCGGTGATCCCAACTTTACTGTGGCAGCTCAGGCTGCTCTGGAGGATGCCCGAGCCTTCTTGCCAGACTTAGACAAGCTGCATCTCTTCCCCTCAGATGCCGGGGTTCCTCTTTTCTCAGCAACCCTCCCAGCCCTACTCTTTTCTGGGCTCTTTGTTCTGTGGCTTTGCATTCAATAACTAGGCCAGCAAGCCTTTGATTGGTTTGGAAATGATTTGGGGATAGAGATTGGCagggaagaaagtaaaaaaatcactGAAGGAAACAGTGGGGACTGGGAGATGCATGATACAATGACATTTATCCAGAGTCAGATAAGGCTGCAGTCCAGAGATGAAATGATCAGAGAATAAGAATTCTGGGCCAGGTTTCTGCATTCCACACCTCTTTAGGGACTCTTCACCAGTTTCCCCAGTCCTGTTTACAGTAAAAGTGAATTGTTATAGACCACCTACTCCTGAGATCACCCCCACAAGCTTAGAGGTTATAGTGGTCCTGATGATCAGTAGAAAACTGAAGGGTTGAGTCTTTCAAGaggacagaaatgaaaaaggaagacaTGATCATGACTCATAAAAACTCAATGATTTTCTCTCAAAGGTGGAACAAGATAAAAATGACTAGGGAAAAATGTCTGTCTGAGGAATATATATGAGTAAGATGTCTTCTGCTATCTTGGTTCAGAAATGATGTGGGGGTTGTCTGGATCTTAAGTGAAAGGAATCTCTGCCTTTAGAGAATGGCACAGATAGAAAAGAAACTATCATCCCCATCTCTAACTAATCTGTTATTAAAGCTATGAGTTCTTTACTCCTCCTCTGTTTCCTACGTTTAATCTCTTCACAGACGCTTGACAATGAGTAAAGACAATGTATTCACTCCACTGCTAGAAGGCTCAGAAGCACCAGACATTGTTTCAACCCTCAGAAAGTTTGCAGGCTATTAGAGAGACAAAAGTGATTCAGATGGAGTGATGAGTGTGTACTTATTCACTAAATTCTATGGTACTGTGAATTCTGATGGGAAGGTGGTTGAAGAAAACTCATCAAATAATAAGTAACAAGAGTTAATAGAGGAGATAGGCTTTGAGGTGATCTTTGAAGACTGGGTAGGATTTGAATTGTTAAGAGCCTTCCAGGAAATGGAAACCATCTAGAATTATGCATAGATTTATGATTCAGTGAGAAAATCAGCAAAACTCAAATGAATTAGGCAAGAATTAATGGAATAAAAGGCAGAGACCAGATTATAAAGTGCCTTGAAAGTGGAGCCAAGGAGCTTAAATTCaaataacaactaacatttattgagagcttaAAACCTGTCAGGCAATGTTGTAAATTATTAATTCACTTAATCCTTACAACTCTAAGGAAGgtaatattctcatttttatataaggaaactgaggtacaggaagattaagcaacttgcccacCATCATACAGCTAATAAATTAGAGCCAGAAATTGAACTTAGGCAGTTTGGCTCTAGAACCTTAacctttttttattgatatttagaggaaaggagaaatacaaagagcaagagagaattaatcaattaattgtttcacttattcactccattactggttgattcttgtatgtaccctgactagggatcaaacccactacCTCAGCATGTCTGgatgatgctttaatcaactgagctatctgatcAGGGCCTAaagtcttaattattttttaaaaatatttatttatgatatttatttattttaatcaagtgagaggcagggagacagagagacagactcccgcatgttcccccaatgggatccacctggcaacccttgtctggggctgatgcactgcccatctgggatcactgctccattgcttggcaactgagttatttttagtgcctgaggtgaggtgaggcgaggccatgaatccatcctcagtacccagggccaccttgcttacaagccatggctgcaggaggagaagagagagatatagagagagagaaagaagaggggggctgaagaagcagatggtcacttctcctgtatgccctgaccgggaatcgaacccaggacttccacatgccaggccaatgctctaccactaagccaaccagccagggcctatttttattcattttagagagggaagagagagtaagagagagagagagaagcaggaagcatcaactccattatgtgccttgaccaggcaagcccggggttttggactagcaacctcagcgttccaggttgacgttttatccactgcaccaccacaggtaggcTAGAGCCTTAACTCTTAACCACTATATTATTTTGTCAAGGAAACAGAGATCTGTTACAATTTTTGGCTGTGGAGCTGGGCAGAAAAGGAGAGCTGCAGCAGTGGCTGCCACCACAAAGGctacttttttcttctgtcttacGAAACCCAAAAGGGAGAGCTGGGGGTAGGAAGGGAAAACCCAAAGTTGAAGGAATCTAGTTTGTATAAGAGAAGACTTGAGAATAGAAGCTATTCTAAGTCCAGAATGTTCTAAAGTAACAGTGCTGCTCTGAAAGAAAACTATGTAGGAGGTAACATTTATATTGAGTATttcccccttttatttcttttctcgcTTTCCCCCTCCAACTACTCAATTATCTGGGGCCTGACCCTGatctaccatatttctccatgtataagacacaccctttttcaaaaaaaatggggatctaaaaactgggtgcatctcatatagtgattgtagattttttacttacatttcccatttgagaagttgtataaattttataatgaataaaacctgagttcaataattttatgtaatacactttttttcaaatttcgggccccaaaattaaggtgcatcttatacatggggaaatatggtaatcatATATTGACACTTatgttcctcctcttctctcagccTCACTGACCTAACCATTCTTCCCCAGAACACACTTATACACTGGTCAGTGCTTACCAGACAGGTTGTCCTATCTGGCCTGCCATTTCAAATTCTTTTGCAATTCTTCATCCCTTATTTCCTCTTCTCCACTCCTCTAAGAACCATAGCCACTCTGCCATTTCCTCAAAGCACAGTCtgtttaatttttgaaatgacCTTTAGCTACTCTAGAAATCAATCTCTTCTAATAGaaggaaatgggaagaaaaatatcTAGGGCTCTGCCTTCATTTTCAGATAACAAGCATTTAATTCAAGACATCTTTTTCTTAGAAACTGCTCCTTACACTGATTCCCTTAACTCACTTACCAGAGTAACTTTATCCCTCAGGTTTGGAAATCTCAAGTTAAGTTAAGAAGACTGTCATAGCCAACTGGTGAAAGAGATCCTTTATGACACCTGTCATGTAACACTGCTTTCTTTGCTCAAACTTAGTATTTGCCCTATTACCAATGCAGTGTTTTAAAGGGGGAATCATtcaaaataagcatatgaaaaggtgctcaacatcattagtcactagcaaaatgcaaatcaaattaaaaccacaatgagaaaatatataccATTAGAACAGTTAAAATGTAAAAGCTTGACCATATCTAGTGTTGACAAGGTGTGGAGTTctcacactgctggtgggaatgtagaataGTACAACCGCTTTgtaaaatagtttggcagtttctttaaaagctaagtatataggccctggctggttggctcagcggtagagctttggcctggcgtgcgggggacccagggttcgattcccggccagggcacataggagaggcgcccatttgcttttccatcccccccttccttcctctctgtctctctattcccctcccgcagccaaggctcctttggagcaaagatggcccgggcgctggggatggctccttggcctctgccccaggcgctagagtggctttggtcgtggcagagcgaagccccggaggggcagagcatcgccccctggtgggcagagcattgcccctggtgggcgtgccgggtggatcccggtcggggcgcatgcagtagtctgtctgactgtctctccccatttccagcttcagaaaaaaagaaaaaaaaaaaagctaagtatACACTTACCATACAATTGAAATGTCCCACTCCTGAGTATTGACCCAGGAGAAATGATAGCATGTGTCTGTACAAAGACCTGCATACACATGTCCATAATAGTCTTGTCTGAAATAACCATTAACTGGAAATAAGCCAAATGGTCAGTAACATATGAATGGATACACTAATTATAGTAAATCCATACAACAGAAAACTACTaagcaataaaatacaataaactaCTGATCCACACACCatgataaatttcaaaataataatgcaaatgaaagaagccaaacaacaacaaaaaggagtaTATACTGTTTGTTttcatgtatataaaattatagtaacagaaaatatatagtgacagaagaGAAACCAATGGTTGCCTGGGAATGAgtagaaggaggaaggaatgaTTTACAAAGGGGCATGAGGAAACTTTGGGGAATaacacagttttgtttgttttttttgttttttagcaagagatagaaagagagacagacagacagatagggagagaaataagaaacatcaacttgcagttgcagcactttggttgttcattgattgcttctcatacatgctggGGGTTCctgccaagccaatgaccccttgctcaagctagcgaccgtgggcttcaagccagtgacatttgaggtaatgtctatgatcttatgctcaagccagtgaccccatgttcaagctggatgg from Saccopteryx leptura isolate mSacLep1 chromosome 2, mSacLep1_pri_phased_curated, whole genome shotgun sequence carries:
- the HJV gene encoding hemojuvelin isoform X4, with translation MGDPGQSPSPKFPHGSISSLSTLTFLLLLCGYAHSQCKILRCNAEPPAPPWLPGPTPPPPRRSGLKCSSRPSHGHLTLTIIFKNMQECIDQKVYQAEVENLPAAFEDGSINGGDRPGGSSLSIGTANPGNHVEIRAAYIGTTIIIRQTAGQLSFSIKVAEDVARAFSAEQDLQLCVGGCPPSQRLSYSEPSQGAITTDTARQLCKEGLPVEDAYFHSCVFDVLISGDPNFTVAAQAALEDARAFLPDLDKLHLFPSDAGVPLFSATLPALLFSGLFVLWLCIQ
- the HJV gene encoding hemojuvelin isoform X6, with amino-acid sequence MQECIDQKVYQAEVENLPAAFEDGSINGGDRPGGSSLSIGTANPGNHVEIRAAYIGTTIIIRQTAGQLSFSIKVAEDVARAFSAEQDLQLCVGGCPPSQRLSYSEPSQGAITTDTARQLCKEGLPVEDAYFHSCVFDVLISGDPNFTVAAQAALEDARAFLPDLDKLHLFPSDAGVPLFSATLPALLFSGLFVLWLCIQ
- the HJV gene encoding hemojuvelin isoform X5; this encodes MKATSSPVASGANATTTQKLTIIFKNMQECIDQKVYQAEVENLPAAFEDGSINGGDRPGGSSLSIGTANPGNHVEIRAAYIGTTIIIRQTAGQLSFSIKVAEDVARAFSAEQDLQLCVGGCPPSQRLSYSEPSQGAITTDTARQLCKEGLPVEDAYFHSCVFDVLISGDPNFTVAAQAALEDARAFLPDLDKLHLFPSDAGVPLFSATLPALLFSGLFVLWLCIQ
- the HJV gene encoding hemojuvelin isoform X2 yields the protein MLMHGIEDLMIQHNCSRQGPTAPPPPRGPALPGTGPVSSSGPVAPDPCDYEGRFSRLHGRPSGFLHCASFGDPHVRSFHHHFHTCRVQGAWPLLDNDFLFVQATSSPVASGANATTTQKLTIIFKNMQECIDQKVYQAEVENLPAAFEDGSINGGDRPGGSSLSIGTANPGNHVEIRAAYIGTTIIIRQTAGQLSFSIKVAEDVARAFSAEQDLQLCVGGCPPSQRLSYSEPSQGAITTDTARQLCKEGLPVEDAYFHSCVFDVLISGDPNFTVAAQAALEDARAFLPDLDKLHLFPSDAGVPLFSATLPALLFSGLFVLWLCIQ
- the HJV gene encoding hemojuvelin isoform X1 encodes the protein MGDPGQSPSPKFPHGSISSLSTLTFLLLLCGYAHSQCKILRCNAEYVSSTLSLRGGGSPGALRGGGRGGGVGSSGFCRALRSYAICTRRTARTCRGDLAFHSAVHGIEDLMIQHNCSRQGPTAPPPPRGPALPGTGPVSSSGPVAPDPCDYEGRFSRLHGRPSGFLHCASFGDPHVRSFHHHFHTCRVQGAWPLLDNDFLFVQATSSPVASGANATTTQKLTIIFKNMQECIDQKVYQAEVENLPAAFEDGSINGGDRPGGSSLSIGTANPGNHVEIRAAYIGTTIIIRQTAGQLSFSIKVAEDVARAFSAEQDLQLCVGGCPPSQRLSYSEPSQGAITTDTARQLCKEGLPVEDAYFHSCVFDVLISGDPNFTVAAQAALEDARAFLPDLDKLHLFPSDAGVPLFSATLPALLFSGLFVLWLCIQ
- the HJV gene encoding hemojuvelin isoform X3 — its product is MKVGFPGCTVVPQASYIALPSGTHTCAASTTTFTRAVSKELGPCWIMTSFLSRPPAPPWLPGPTPPPPRRSGLKCSSRPSHGHLTLTIIFKNMQECIDQKVYQAEVENLPAAFEDGSINGGDRPGGSSLSIGTANPGNHVEIRAAYIGTTIIIRQTAGQLSFSIKVAEDVARAFSAEQDLQLCVGGCPPSQRLSYSEPSQGAITTDTARQLCKEGLPVEDAYFHSCVFDVLISGDPNFTVAAQAALEDARAFLPDLDKLHLFPSDAGVPLFSATLPALLFSGLFVLWLCIQ